The Raoultibacter phocaeensis genome contains a region encoding:
- a CDS encoding MOSC domain-containing protein — protein MGTVKAVCVSDVKGVQKENVGSAIVQENFGIVGDAHAGAWHRQVSLLSFESIEDFKARGADVTDGSFGENLIVEGIDVKTLPVGSKLACNDILLEITQIGKQCHSHCAIYHTMGDCIMPREGVFAKVLAGGTVRSGDAIEVCG, from the coding sequence ATGGGAACCGTAAAGGCCGTATGCGTGAGCGATGTGAAGGGCGTGCAGAAAGAAAACGTCGGTTCGGCGATCGTCCAGGAGAACTTCGGTATCGTCGGCGACGCCCACGCCGGAGCCTGGCACCGACAGGTAAGCCTGCTGTCCTTCGAGAGCATCGAGGATTTCAAAGCGCGCGGGGCCGACGTGACTGACGGCTCGTTCGGCGAAAACCTCATCGTCGAGGGTATTGACGTGAAGACGCTGCCCGTCGGCTCGAAGCTTGCCTGCAACGACATCCTTTTGGAGATAACGCAGATCGGCAAACAATGTCACAGCCATTGCGCGATCTACCACACCATGGGCGACTGCATCATGCCCCGCGAAGGCGTATTCGCCAAAGTACTTGCAGGTGGAACCGTGCGCTCAGGCGATGCGATCGAAGTATGCGGGTAA
- a CDS encoding cold-shock protein yields the protein MSTGTVKWFSSEKGYGFISQEQGEDLFVHFSEIQGDGFKNLEEHAQVEFVIAKGSNGKNQATQVRTI from the coding sequence ATGTCAACAGGTACAGTCAAGTGGTTTAGCTCTGAAAAAGGTTACGGCTTCATCTCTCAGGAACAGGGCGAAGACCTCTTCGTTCATTTCAGCGAGATCCAGGGCGACGGCTTCAAAAATCTCGAAGAGCACGCGCAGGTCGAATTCGTGATCGCCAAGGGTTCCAACGGCAAGAACCAGGCAACCCAGGTTCGCACCATCTAA
- a CDS encoding GlsB/YeaQ/YmgE family stress response membrane protein, protein MSIIVWIVIGGLAGWVGNMIMKSDGGLVKNIVTGIIGALIGGFVMSFFGATGFTGFNIWSFVVALIGSIILIAIINLFTGRRTA, encoded by the coding sequence ATGAGCATTATCGTATGGATCGTGATCGGCGGACTCGCAGGCTGGGTAGGCAACATGATCATGAAGAGCGACGGCGGACTGGTCAAGAACATCGTGACGGGCATCATCGGGGCCTTGATAGGCGGGTTCGTCATGAGCTTCTTCGGCGCCACCGGATTCACTGGATTCAACATCTGGTCGTTCGTGGTCGCGCTTATCGGATCGATCATCCTCATCGCGATCATCAACCTGTTCACAGGAAGGCGCACTGCTTAA
- a CDS encoding RidA family protein, giving the protein MSGDNVVLARSTENAPVSPLYSQTVAFSHYNNLSMQLPLDPSTGALVAGGIREQAEQCFENIQAIVESIDHRMTDVVRITVFVTDIKDVDVVDDVYRACFPTYVPARTVVAVAALPMNAPVAVEALVSNGEGTIPNAPQAGDLVKYVNNTDAAPLCDLSSQTVAFSHYNNLSAQLPIDPQSGQIVPGGIKEQTAQCLKNVKAILNSIDVPFDDIVKVTVFVRDISDLEAVDEVYSTFFPDSGIARAVAYVPARTVVEVADLPLHALVQIEAVVSHGDGTPPQAVEDRHGLIIEANNTDNAPKNPLATQSVAFSHYNNVSAQLPLDPKTGELVEGGVGEQAEQCLRNIKAIIESVGHRMEDAVKVNIFLANIGDLDAVNDVYRTFFQNGTPARRVVGTSALPYGALVQIDAIFGNAEGTPPVA; this is encoded by the coding sequence ATGAGCGGTGACAACGTAGTATTGGCAAGGAGCACGGAGAACGCGCCGGTAAGCCCCTTGTATTCGCAAACCGTGGCTTTCTCGCACTACAACAACCTTTCTATGCAATTGCCTTTGGATCCAAGCACAGGTGCTCTGGTTGCGGGCGGCATTCGCGAGCAGGCCGAGCAGTGCTTCGAGAACATACAGGCTATCGTGGAAAGCATCGACCACCGCATGACCGACGTCGTGCGGATAACCGTGTTCGTAACCGACATCAAAGACGTCGACGTCGTTGACGATGTATACCGCGCATGTTTCCCGACCTATGTACCGGCCCGTACGGTCGTCGCCGTTGCCGCCCTGCCCATGAACGCGCCCGTAGCGGTCGAAGCCCTCGTTTCCAACGGGGAAGGCACCATTCCGAACGCGCCGCAGGCAGGCGATCTCGTCAAGTACGTCAACAACACCGATGCGGCACCGCTGTGCGATCTCTCTTCGCAGACGGTAGCGTTCTCCCATTACAACAACCTTTCGGCTCAGCTGCCCATCGATCCGCAATCGGGGCAGATCGTGCCAGGCGGTATCAAAGAGCAGACGGCTCAGTGCTTGAAGAACGTGAAGGCGATTCTGAACAGCATCGACGTACCGTTCGACGATATCGTCAAGGTTACCGTCTTCGTTCGGGACATCTCCGATCTCGAAGCTGTCGACGAAGTGTATTCGACCTTCTTCCCCGATTCGGGTATCGCGCGCGCCGTCGCCTACGTACCTGCCCGCACGGTCGTCGAGGTAGCCGATCTGCCGCTGCACGCGCTCGTGCAGATCGAGGCGGTCGTCTCGCACGGGGACGGAACGCCCCCGCAGGCCGTAGAAGACCGCCACGGCCTGATCATCGAGGCGAACAACACCGACAACGCGCCGAAAAACCCGCTTGCAACACAATCGGTAGCCTTCTCGCACTACAACAACGTCTCGGCTCAGCTGCCCCTCGATCCGAAGACCGGCGAGCTTGTCGAGGGTGGCGTTGGAGAGCAGGCAGAGCAGTGTCTGAGAAACATCAAGGCGATCATCGAAAGCGTCGGCCACCGCATGGAAGATGCGGTCAAAGTGAACATCTTCCTTGCGAACATCGGCGACCTCGATGCGGTGAACGACGTGTACCGGACGTTCTTCCAGAACGGCACGCCCGCTCGCAGGGTCGTAGGCACGTCGGCTTTGCCGTACGGCGCCCTGGTTCAAATCGACGCGATCTTCGGAAACGCCGAGGGGACACCGCCTGTGGCATAA
- a CDS encoding SHOCT domain-containing protein: protein MNPAILGTYQGVSCELVVSEDGVSITRTQDGVNIALTVLGGDSMGTLFLPYHQITAIDFKPYKFPFDGYILFHALGLPDIVGARNCFNFGDKKMNADYERIADEIRRHVHSFSCNDRQPLKASVADELTKLKDLLDAGVLTQEEFAQQKKRLLSS from the coding sequence ATGAACCCAGCAATACTAGGGACATATCAAGGAGTTTCTTGCGAACTTGTTGTTAGCGAGGATGGAGTTTCTATTACTCGTACCCAAGATGGAGTCAATATTGCCTTAACGGTGCTCGGAGGCGACTCTATGGGAACGCTGTTTCTGCCATATCACCAAATAACTGCAATAGACTTCAAACCATACAAGTTTCCTTTCGATGGGTATATCCTGTTTCACGCGCTTGGCCTCCCTGATATAGTAGGAGCGCGAAATTGCTTCAATTTCGGGGACAAGAAGATGAATGCTGATTACGAAAGAATTGCGGACGAAATAAGAAGACATGTGCACTCTTTCTCATGCAATGATCGGCAACCGCTCAAAGCATCCGTTGCCGACGAACTGACTAAACTCAAGGATCTACTGGATGCGGGTGTTTTGACGCAGGAGGAATTCGCACAACAAAAGAAAAGACTGCTTTCAAGCTAA
- a CDS encoding helix-turn-helix domain-containing protein gives MNKDSWTALFKELGVSQRKFAQSIAMDAAYMSRVVNGKAAPTERLYLLAEKVYGVNGDWLRTGKGEMFLDSSSSVGKRRVKALADELTDEEAQAVLAFVRYLRDEEITSNPD, from the coding sequence GTGAACAAAGACAGCTGGACAGCGTTATTCAAAGAACTGGGTGTTTCTCAGCGGAAATTTGCCCAAAGCATCGCCATGGACGCTGCGTATATGTCGCGGGTGGTAAACGGAAAAGCAGCCCCCACCGAACGACTTTATTTGCTAGCAGAAAAGGTTTATGGAGTTAACGGCGATTGGTTACGCACGGGCAAAGGCGAAATGTTTCTGGATAGCTCATCCTCGGTCGGGAAGCGGCGTGTTAAAGCCCTCGCGGATGAATTGACCGATGAAGAGGCTCAGGCTGTGTTGGCGTTCGTTCGTTATCTTCGGGACGAGGAGATCACCTCAAACCCTGATTAA
- a CDS encoding CHAT domain-containing protein has translation MTQLDTKRNAVARKREELAKLNQDLAKEQAKQTPLRSKIISANATIKRTRSESTIKSRLKDIERAEKSIAAIEKKCAELQSKIGKADKALASAEKAYQRAQADEDRKRQQESERQMQSVNSSLEKQSRMHAALREEVEQMKALPSTITVLFIGASPTDAGHLRLDEEARSIQKRIRLSDYRDSIRFESRWAVRPSDIFQAINETDPTVVHFSGHGAENGDLALMNPDGTTKLVSQKAMSQAMATASDKIRLVVFNACFSAVQAKGAAESIEASIGMKTSIGDDAACVFAAQLYSTLGFGYSVGKAFAQAKAALMLEGIPEESTPELFTRDGADAFGLILVEPEGSNSDPKGL, from the coding sequence GTGACTCAGCTCGATACGAAGAGAAACGCGGTTGCGAGGAAGCGTGAAGAACTAGCTAAGCTCAATCAAGACCTAGCGAAGGAGCAGGCGAAGCAAACTCCGTTACGCAGCAAGATTATTTCCGCCAATGCCACAATTAAGAGAACGAGAAGCGAAAGCACAATCAAGTCCCGGCTGAAGGATATTGAGCGTGCGGAAAAGTCTATCGCTGCTATTGAGAAAAAGTGCGCGGAACTCCAATCGAAAATCGGCAAAGCGGATAAAGCTTTAGCATCTGCCGAGAAAGCTTACCAACGTGCGCAAGCCGACGAGGACAGAAAACGCCAGCAGGAATCCGAACGTCAAATGCAGTCAGTTAACAGTTCTTTAGAGAAGCAGAGCAGAATGCATGCAGCGCTACGTGAGGAAGTTGAGCAAATGAAGGCATTGCCCTCGACGATTACCGTGCTTTTTATAGGTGCAAGCCCAACGGATGCGGGCCATCTTCGACTTGATGAAGAGGCCAGGTCGATACAAAAGAGAATCCGTCTCTCAGACTATCGGGACTCTATCAGATTTGAATCCAGATGGGCCGTTAGACCAAGCGACATATTTCAAGCAATCAATGAAACCGATCCCACGGTGGTTCATTTCAGCGGACACGGGGCAGAGAACGGCGACCTTGCCCTTATGAACCCCGACGGTACGACGAAACTTGTGAGCCAAAAAGCTATGTCCCAGGCCATGGCAACGGCCTCGGACAAAATTCGACTCGTCGTGTTCAACGCTTGCTTCTCGGCTGTGCAGGCAAAAGGGGCTGCCGAGAGCATTGAGGCCTCAATAGGTATGAAAACTTCGATTGGCGATGATGCGGCTTGCGTCTTTGCTGCGCAGCTGTACTCAACGCTTGGCTTTGGTTATTCGGTCGGCAAGGCTTTTGCGCAAGCGAAAGCAGCGCTAATGCTTGAAGGCATACCGGAAGAGAGCACTCCGGAACTGTTTACCAGGGACGGAGCTGATGCCTTCGGTCTTATTCTCGTGGAGCCGGAAGGTTCGAATAGCGATCCAAAAGGACTATAG
- a CDS encoding helix-turn-helix domain-containing protein, which produces MNVTEWGNSTQETCRIIYASERPPVHCAPLEGYGDLLSISDLQEITNLSAQTLRSACRQKRLPAIKIGRRYFVFKTLFVQFLEEGAHHVSH; this is translated from the coding sequence ATGAACGTTACTGAATGGGGGAATTCTACCCAAGAGACTTGTCGAATTATTTACGCTTCCGAACGACCACCTGTTCATTGCGCTCCACTGGAGGGGTACGGAGATTTGCTATCGATATCCGACTTGCAAGAAATCACTAACTTGTCGGCTCAGACGCTTCGTTCGGCGTGCAGACAGAAGCGTCTTCCAGCTATCAAAATAGGGAGAAGATACTTCGTTTTCAAGACGCTTTTCGTCCAATTTTTAGAAGAGGGGGCACACCATGTTAGTCACTGA
- a CDS encoding helix-turn-helix domain-containing protein, producing MDEGTGSKPVLRVVVERRKMGLSQAALARAAGINQTSMSKVERGLEPAFPYRGKRIAEALGWEGNPDDLFKVEESSYERY from the coding sequence ATGGATGAAGGAACTGGCAGTAAGCCCGTGCTACGGGTTGTAGTCGAACGTCGAAAGATGGGTCTTAGCCAAGCCGCTCTTGCACGCGCCGCTGGCATCAACCAAACCAGCATGTCGAAAGTGGAGCGAGGGCTTGAACCCGCGTTCCCGTACCGAGGGAAGCGAATCGCCGAGGCGCTCGGATGGGAAGGTAACCCGGACGATTTGTTCAAGGTCGAGGAGAGCAGTTATGAACGTTACTGA
- a CDS encoding tyrosine-type recombinase/integrase, whose translation MAKGDGSIIRRGRDQYEVQISLGYDPVAKNYPKFSRIVHGSKADAMKVRDQLKRERDHGLSLDKAKVTTGEYLMEWIGNREASRELAQATVANYERYIRVWIVPYIGSIPLKDLSSYSIKSWHREARKQKASPRTLQAAHKVLKQALRDALIDNFILSNPCDSVKTPRADQGQRGYLEPNELKRMLMVLDSKDESSFTIAVRLGISTGARRGEILGLCWKHVDLADKSIEIRQSLAQVDGAKKLGENAKAIKAPKTAKGNRRVSLDDDVVQHLGKWKAKQARALLKLGIAQKPSTPVCCSLYDAETNGEPIYAGGFLDPQGFSSKFSRFCDEYSFRSTTGKRLCFHELRHTQATLLLSNGEDAGYRTKRVPRITV comes from the coding sequence ATGGCAAAGGGAGACGGAAGCATCATCAGGCGTGGCCGCGATCAATACGAAGTTCAAATCAGCCTGGGATATGATCCGGTAGCAAAAAACTACCCCAAATTTTCGCGCATAGTACACGGAAGCAAAGCCGATGCGATGAAGGTTCGAGATCAGCTGAAAAGAGAGCGCGACCACGGTCTTTCTCTTGACAAGGCAAAGGTTACCACCGGGGAATATCTGATGGAATGGATTGGCAACCGCGAAGCCTCACGAGAGCTTGCGCAAGCTACAGTCGCCAATTACGAACGATATATTCGAGTATGGATAGTTCCTTACATCGGGAGTATCCCGTTAAAAGACCTTTCCTCCTACAGCATCAAATCTTGGCATCGCGAAGCGCGCAAGCAAAAGGCCAGCCCGCGTACGCTTCAAGCTGCTCACAAAGTACTAAAGCAGGCACTCAGGGATGCCTTGATCGATAATTTCATACTGTCGAATCCCTGTGATTCGGTCAAGACACCACGAGCAGATCAAGGGCAGCGGGGATATCTTGAACCTAACGAGCTAAAGCGAATGCTCATGGTGCTCGATTCGAAAGACGAATCCTCTTTCACCATCGCCGTTCGCCTTGGTATATCGACTGGCGCAAGAAGAGGAGAAATACTTGGTCTTTGCTGGAAACACGTTGATTTAGCTGACAAGAGCATTGAGATTCGGCAAAGCTTGGCTCAGGTAGATGGTGCCAAGAAGCTGGGAGAGAACGCGAAAGCCATCAAAGCGCCTAAAACAGCGAAAGGGAACCGACGCGTCTCTCTCGATGACGACGTTGTTCAACATCTAGGCAAATGGAAAGCGAAACAGGCGAGAGCATTGCTCAAACTCGGCATTGCGCAAAAACCAAGCACCCCGGTTTGCTGCTCCCTTTACGATGCCGAGACCAATGGGGAGCCTATATATGCCGGCGGCTTCCTCGATCCTCAAGGATTCAGCAGCAAGTTCTCTCGCTTCTGCGACGAATACTCATTTCGTTCTACAACAGGAAAGCGTCTCTGCTTCCACGAGCTGCGGCATACGCAGGCAACGTTGCTGCTCTCGAACGGTGAAGATGCGGGTTATAGGACAAAACGTGTGCCCCGAATCACCGTGTAA
- a CDS encoding IS1249 family transposase, with protein sequence MTSQRCPVCGGNMKRHGKTAAGSQRWQCMSCKATKTRKIDSGAKKLDAFLGWLLSAKTQAGMPGQGRSFRRAAERFWKIWPIAPACDEIHHVVYVDGIWLGRNAVVLIACTKDHVIGWHAARSENSGAWAALMARIAPPDVVATDGGSGFEKARRAVWPHTRVQRCTFHAFCQVKRQTTTRPKLQAGVELYGVAKGLLHVADADGAAAWTAEFAMWCSRWESYLKQKTMVEGRMQYRHERLRRARRGLEKLVRANVLFTYIDESLLEQGGVPATTNLIEGGVNAQLRAMLRCHRGMKIDRRIKAVSWWCLMHTENPPSAAAILQEMPTDGSIADLYRSLEGSNDTESAIAQWGTAVAWHELHSSGGYKMDYD encoded by the coding sequence ATGACTTCCCAAAGATGTCCTGTGTGCGGGGGCAATATGAAGCGCCATGGCAAGACCGCTGCCGGCTCCCAGAGGTGGCAGTGCATGTCCTGCAAGGCGACTAAAACGCGCAAGATAGACAGCGGCGCAAAGAAGCTCGACGCCTTTCTCGGGTGGCTCTTGTCTGCAAAGACCCAAGCCGGGATGCCGGGGCAGGGACGCAGCTTCAGAAGAGCGGCCGAAAGGTTCTGGAAGATATGGCCGATAGCCCCTGCGTGCGACGAGATCCACCACGTCGTATACGTAGACGGGATTTGGCTTGGCAGAAATGCCGTAGTGCTCATCGCCTGCACGAAAGACCACGTTATCGGATGGCATGCGGCAAGAAGCGAGAACTCAGGCGCATGGGCGGCCCTCATGGCCCGTATCGCTCCGCCCGATGTCGTAGCGACCGACGGGGGAAGCGGATTCGAGAAGGCGCGACGTGCGGTGTGGCCGCATACCCGCGTGCAGCGATGCACCTTCCATGCCTTTTGCCAGGTGAAACGGCAAACTACGACAAGACCGAAGCTTCAGGCGGGAGTCGAGCTCTACGGCGTCGCCAAGGGTCTTTTGCACGTTGCCGACGCCGACGGAGCCGCGGCATGGACGGCGGAGTTTGCCATGTGGTGCTCGCGGTGGGAGAGCTATCTCAAGCAGAAGACCATGGTTGAGGGGAGGATGCAGTACAGGCACGAAAGGCTCAGACGCGCCCGGAGAGGACTCGAGAAGCTTGTCCGTGCAAACGTCTTGTTCACCTACATCGATGAGAGCCTGCTCGAGCAAGGCGGCGTTCCTGCTACCACGAACCTGATCGAAGGCGGGGTGAATGCACAGCTGCGCGCGATGCTTCGATGCCACCGCGGCATGAAGATCGACAGACGTATCAAGGCCGTGTCGTGGTGGTGCCTCATGCATACCGAAAACCCGCCCTCGGCAGCGGCCATCTTGCAAGAGATGCCAACCGATGGCTCCATAGCCGATCTGTATCGCTCGCTTGAAGGATCAAACGACACCGAATCTGCAATCGCCCAATGGGGAACTGCTGTCGCATGGCACGAGCTTCATTCGAGTGGGGGTTATAAGATGGACTACGACTGA
- the coaBC gene encoding bifunctional phosphopantothenoylcysteine decarboxylase/phosphopantothenate--cysteine ligase CoaBC, whose translation MDSTQATAQETGCNRKTVLVGVTGCIAAYKSAEIVRGLQKAGVRVKVVMTEHACEFVGPTTFRALTREPVAVKLFDEPGDPIHHISLAQEADAMLIAPCTANVLAKLACGIADDLLTTTALALTSPMIIAPAMNVHMYENAATRKNMGVLHTRGVHFVEAADGYLACGDTGKGRLADVDAIVAETLKVLGIGCDLAGRHVLVTAGPTVEAIDPVRYISNHSSGKTGYAIAAAAARRGAEVTLVSGPTALEAPFGVHVVDVRTACDMLAAAEEAFKICDVAVFAAAVSDMRPKNPADRKLKKGEADEALSSIELVENPDVLATLAAAKTSQVVVGFAAETNDVLENAQAKLARKHADMIVANDVSGELGFGTEENKVWLVGADEVEDVPRLAKTEIADIVLDRAVRLLED comes from the coding sequence ATGGATAGCACACAGGCAACGGCGCAGGAGACGGGCTGCAACCGCAAGACGGTTCTTGTGGGCGTGACGGGCTGCATTGCAGCCTACAAATCGGCCGAGATCGTGCGGGGTCTGCAGAAGGCGGGCGTACGCGTCAAGGTGGTCATGACCGAGCATGCCTGTGAGTTCGTAGGCCCCACCACGTTCCGTGCACTCACGCGCGAGCCGGTTGCTGTCAAGTTGTTCGACGAACCGGGCGATCCGATTCACCATATTTCGCTTGCCCAGGAAGCCGATGCGATGCTCATCGCACCCTGTACGGCGAACGTGCTCGCGAAACTCGCCTGCGGCATCGCCGACGATCTCCTTACCACCACGGCGCTCGCCCTCACCTCGCCGATGATCATCGCACCCGCTATGAACGTGCACATGTACGAGAATGCGGCGACGCGTAAGAACATGGGCGTGCTCCATACGCGCGGCGTGCATTTCGTCGAAGCGGCCGACGGCTACCTTGCCTGCGGCGATACGGGTAAAGGCAGGCTGGCCGACGTGGACGCCATCGTTGCGGAAACCCTTAAAGTGCTCGGTATCGGTTGCGATCTTGCGGGAAGGCATGTGCTCGTGACAGCAGGCCCCACCGTCGAGGCCATCGATCCCGTTCGCTACATCTCGAACCATTCGTCGGGCAAGACCGGCTACGCGATAGCCGCTGCCGCAGCCCGTCGCGGAGCAGAGGTCACCCTTGTTTCGGGACCGACTGCCCTCGAGGCGCCGTTCGGGGTGCACGTCGTAGACGTGCGAACCGCGTGCGATATGCTCGCTGCAGCTGAGGAGGCGTTCAAGATCTGCGATGTCGCTGTGTTCGCCGCGGCGGTCAGCGATATGAGGCCGAAGAACCCTGCCGATCGCAAGCTTAAGAAGGGCGAAGCCGATGAGGCGCTTTCGAGCATCGAGCTTGTCGAGAATCCCGACGTCCTTGCAACGCTTGCCGCTGCGAAAACATCTCAAGTAGTGGTAGGGTTTGCGGCCGAGACGAACGACGTGCTCGAAAACGCCCAGGCGAAGTTAGCGAGGAAGCATGCCGATATGATCGTGGCGAACGATGTGTCGGGAGAGCTCGGTTTCGGCACCGAGGAGAACAAGGTGTGGCTCGTCGGCGCCGACGAGGTTGAGGACGTGCCCCGACTCGCTAAAACCGAGATCGCCGACATCGTACTCGATCGGGCGGTGCGGCTGCTCGAGGATTGA
- the hemH gene encoding ferrochelatase — MPAHSRCGVLLVNTGTPASPKPKAVRKYLGKFLMDKRIAPMNRACWWLIVHLCILPVRGRKSGAKYEQIWTDEGSPFTIAHEKLTYGLAAAFDEAGFGNDVVARHAMSYSSPSIDSALEELAEAGCSHVVVLPLYPQSAHSTTGSVHDGIERAMKKAGWKGTFDFIDNYHDNPTYIKALAASIRHAGFEPDSDDLLLFSFHSIPLKDIEAGDTYELQTGASSLQIASELGIDRKRWTIGYQCRFDKGREWLSPYTTEVLARWAEAGVGRVFFVCAGFAVDCLETIYDVGSELRPLYEEKAREAGKPVGDDDFVYVPCLDRSKAHAKVLFDVVSPYVKEHIDG, encoded by the coding sequence ATGCCGGCGCACTCTCGATGCGGCGTATTGTTGGTGAACACGGGAACGCCCGCCTCCCCGAAACCGAAGGCGGTGCGCAAGTATCTGGGGAAATTCCTCATGGATAAACGTATTGCGCCGATGAATCGGGCATGCTGGTGGCTTATCGTGCATCTGTGCATCCTGCCCGTACGGGGTCGTAAGAGCGGTGCGAAGTACGAGCAGATATGGACTGATGAAGGATCTCCCTTTACCATCGCCCACGAAAAACTCACGTACGGACTCGCAGCGGCGTTCGACGAAGCCGGCTTCGGCAACGATGTAGTCGCGCGCCATGCGATGAGCTACAGCTCGCCGAGCATCGACTCGGCGCTCGAAGAGCTTGCGGAAGCCGGCTGCTCGCACGTGGTCGTGCTCCCCTTGTATCCGCAAAGTGCTCATTCCACCACCGGTTCTGTCCATGACGGCATCGAGCGCGCCATGAAGAAGGCGGGCTGGAAGGGGACGTTCGACTTCATCGACAACTACCACGACAACCCGACCTATATAAAAGCACTCGCCGCTTCGATCAGGCATGCTGGGTTCGAGCCCGATTCCGACGACCTGCTTCTGTTCTCGTTTCATTCGATCCCCCTGAAAGACATCGAGGCAGGGGACACCTACGAGCTGCAAACGGGTGCATCGAGCCTGCAAATCGCAAGCGAGCTCGGCATCGATCGAAAGCGTTGGACCATCGGCTACCAGTGTCGCTTCGACAAGGGGCGCGAGTGGCTTTCCCCCTACACGACCGAGGTGCTCGCCCGGTGGGCTGAGGCGGGAGTCGGCCGCGTGTTCTTCGTGTGTGCGGGGTTCGCGGTGGATTGCCTCGAGACCATCTACGATGTCGGATCGGAGCTTCGACCCCTCTACGAAGAGAAGGCGCGCGAAGCCGGTAAACCCGTCGGCGACGACGATTTCGTGTACGTGCCGTGCCTCGACCGAAGCAAAGCGCACGCGAAGGTGCTCTTCGACGTGGTGAGCCCCTACGTGAAGGAACATATCGATGGATAG
- a CDS encoding putative ABC transporter permease, giving the protein MGKQPKKTGSRQITADDETGLGSEPSDSLRPDEPVVSVSTPESAGTPDRPTASPNSHEATASGELASPPNHREATGASDAPKENPLLQFATELKAQIFHNEGFLKIDYFTMFWLFVAGSTIGLGVETVYHAIVFGGWESRAGLVWGPFSPIYGSGAVLLTLFLNRYYHSHNLVIFLVSMVVGSALEYVTSWGMETFWGAIAWDYTGTFGSIQGRTNFFFGMMWGVLGLVWVRIIMPIVKRAFSHIDSKSTLARVLTVIMSVFMAVNIVCTCLALDRESQRMAGIPATNPIQKFCDDVFPNSYLQERFQNMTVTAKK; this is encoded by the coding sequence TTGGGAAAGCAACCGAAAAAAACGGGTTCTCGCCAAATCACGGCGGACGATGAAACGGGTCTCGGGAGCGAACCCTCTGATTCGCTGCGCCCGGACGAACCCGTCGTTTCGGTGAGCACGCCCGAGAGCGCCGGCACCCCGGACAGACCCACCGCCTCGCCGAATTCCCACGAAGCCACCGCCTCGGGCGAGCTTGCTAGCCCCCCGAATCACCGTGAAGCCACCGGCGCTTCAGACGCCCCGAAGGAAAACCCGCTTCTGCAGTTCGCAACCGAACTCAAGGCGCAGATATTCCATAACGAAGGCTTTCTAAAAATCGATTATTTCACCATGTTCTGGCTGTTCGTTGCCGGTTCCACTATCGGACTCGGAGTTGAGACTGTCTACCATGCCATCGTGTTCGGTGGCTGGGAAAGCCGCGCGGGCCTTGTGTGGGGACCGTTCTCCCCCATTTACGGCTCGGGCGCGGTTTTGCTCACGCTGTTCCTCAACCGATACTACCATTCTCACAACCTCGTCATCTTCCTCGTATCGATGGTGGTCGGCTCGGCGCTCGAATACGTGACGAGCTGGGGTATGGAAACGTTCTGGGGTGCGATCGCGTGGGATTACACGGGTACATTCGGCAGCATCCAGGGAAGGACGAACTTCTTCTTCGGCATGATGTGGGGCGTACTCGGCCTCGTATGGGTGCGCATCATCATGCCTATCGTAAAGCGCGCGTTCTCGCATATCGATTCCAAGAGCACGCTCGCGCGCGTCCTCACCGTCATCATGTCGGTGTTCATGGCTGTGAACATCGTCTGCACGTGCCTTGCGCTTGACCGCGAAAGCCAGCGCATGGCGGGCATACCCGCAACAAACCCCATTCAGAAATTCTGCGACGACGTGTTCCCGAACAGCTACCTCCAAGAGCGCTTCCAGAACATGACCGTCACGGCGAAAAAATAA